The following are encoded in a window of Planctomycetota bacterium genomic DNA:
- a CDS encoding GTP-binding protein — translation MNINYFSITTPQGTGGIGIIELFGRDALEITGKIFRPAKHKGRIKPNRIYLGNIYSTPSPSPLPQGERVKGEIIDEVIIHFTPAKNSLTKLDTVEINAHGGIMPCRLIGYLLKRFGAKELSRPKLINLAHKQGRLDKIQAEALEYLLQAQTPLAAAVLLDQYNGALSKAIKSAKNHKELRESAGFGLALTQSRRILILGRPNVGKSTLFNALLGQDRAITHHLPGTTRDTIEDVFAIDGFPFVLVDTAGLRKSTRDAIEKIGIAYARAEIPKADVIVLVVEKDEIIPPPRHQDTKKKKPWFLNIFKLPNTIRAPIIVAINKIDLHPKIKNLTSKIPNVNISALKRTGIDQLRKEIIRALGLDGFRHKPGQPMVFTKRQVALIH, via the coding sequence ATGAATATCAATTATTTCTCCATCACCACGCCCCAGGGCACAGGCGGCATCGGGATAATCGAGTTATTCGGCCGGGATGCGTTGGAGATAACCGGAAAGATATTCAGGCCGGCTAAACATAAAGGACGGATTAAACCGAACCGGATTTATCTGGGGAACATTTATTCCACCCCCTCACCCTCCCCTCTCCCACAAGGGGAGAGGGTTAAAGGCGAAATAATAGACGAGGTCATCATCCATTTTACGCCGGCCAAGAATAGCTTGACCAAGTTAGACACCGTGGAAATCAACGCGCACGGCGGGATAATGCCCTGCCGCTTAATCGGCTATCTGCTCAAGCGATTCGGCGCCAAGGAACTGTCCCGGCCAAAGTTAATAAACCTGGCCCATAAACAAGGCCGGCTGGATAAAATCCAGGCCGAGGCGCTGGAATACCTGCTGCAGGCCCAAACGCCCTTGGCCGCGGCCGTGCTGTTAGACCAATACAACGGCGCTTTATCAAAGGCGATAAAATCAGCCAAGAATCATAAGGAACTGCGGGAATCAGCCGGATTCGGACTGGCCCTGACCCAGTCCAGGCGAATTCTCATCCTGGGCCGGCCTAATGTCGGTAAGTCCACCCTATTCAATGCCCTGCTCGGACAGGACCGGGCCATTACGCACCATCTGCCCGGCACGACCCGGGACACTATAGAGGATGTCTTTGCCATCGACGGATTCCCGTTTGTGCTGGTGGATACGGCCGGACTGCGCAAGTCCACCAGAGACGCTATAGAAAAAATCGGTATAGCCTATGCCCGGGCAGAAATCCCCAAGGCAGATGTGATTGTGCTGGTGGTGGAAAAGGATGAGATTATTCCGCCACCAAGACACCAAGACACCAAGAAGAAAAAACCATGGTTTCTTAATATCTTTAAATTACCAAACACAATCCGAGCGCCAATTATAGTGGCAATAAATAAAATCGATTTGCACCCTAAAATCAAAAATCTAACATCTAAAATCCCAAATGTAAATATTTCAGCTCTGAAGCGAACCGGCATAGACCAATTAAGAAAAGAGATTATCAGGGCGTTAGGATTAGATGGATTCAGGCATAAACCGGGGCAACCAATGGTTTTTACCAAAAGACAGGTGGCGTTAATTCATTGA
- the tatA gene encoding twin-arginine translocase TatA/TatE family subunit has protein sequence MFGLGMPELIVIAIILILLFGANKIPAIARGLGSSVNEFKKGLKDSGENNDTKRSDR, from the coding sequence ATGTTTGGACTTGGTATGCCGGAACTTATCGTAATCGCGATTATTCTGATTCTGCTTTTCGGGGCAAATAAAATACCGGCCATTGCCCGGGGACTTGGTTCATCGGTCAATGAATTCAAGAAAGGCCTGAAAGATTCGGGAGAGAATAATGACACAAAACGTTCTGATAGATAA
- a CDS encoding peptidylprolyl isomerase, whose product MLDIDSVSFLIKPAGIKKFVHSAITPSAYEHNPGQLDRISLAAGAQVQEAFKLPAATLGLWEITAYYQGSNKLFSAEPLKITIVPPKSDKPEKPTDGELIAKIETSKGTMKCRFFFNDAPNTVLSFLRQSKKGFYDNLTFHRIMKGFMIQGGDPNGNGSGGPGYCIKGEFNAHRHLRGTLSMARSSQNPPIPLDNDSAGCQFFICHDAAPKLDNQYTAFGELVEGTDVLDTIANIQTGPNPGNPKEMSKPMENVFIKSISLEFREMPSNK is encoded by the coding sequence ATGCTGGATATTGATTCGGTCTCGTTTTTGATAAAACCAGCCGGGATCAAGAAATTTGTCCATTCGGCGATTACACCCTCGGCTTATGAACATAATCCTGGCCAGCTGGACAGGATTTCACTAGCTGCCGGGGCTCAAGTCCAGGAAGCCTTTAAGCTGCCGGCCGCAACCCTGGGCCTGTGGGAAATCACGGCCTATTATCAGGGGTCCAATAAACTGTTTTCCGCCGAACCGCTTAAGATTACTATCGTTCCGCCCAAGTCTGATAAACCGGAAAAACCAACCGACGGCGAACTGATTGCCAAAATAGAAACCTCAAAGGGCACGATGAAGTGCCGGTTCTTTTTCAACGATGCGCCTAATACGGTGCTGAGTTTTCTCCGCCAGTCCAAAAAAGGGTTTTATGACAACCTGACCTTCCACCGGATTATGAAGGGTTTTATGATCCAGGGCGGAGACCCGAACGGCAACGGCAGCGGCGGCCCGGGTTATTGCATCAAAGGAGAATTCAACGCCCACAGGCATCTTAGAGGCACCCTGTCTATGGCCCGGAGCTCGCAGAATCCGCCGATACCTTTGGATAACGACAGCGCCGGATGCCAGTTTTTTATCTGCCACGACGCGGCTCCGAAATTGGACAACCAATATACCGCCTTTGGCGAACTGGTCGAGGGCACGGATGTTTTGGATACCATAGCCAACATCCAAACCGGGCCCAATCCCGGCAACCCAAAAGAGATGTCCAAACCGATGGAGAATGTGTTTATAAAATCAATTTCTCTGGAATTTCGAGAAATGCCGAGCAATAAATGA
- the moaA gene encoding GTP 3',8-cyclase MoaA: MTQNVLIDNYGRRINYLRISVTDRCNFRCRYCRPAEPHPALRDAYGGAEDVSLLRQDELLSYEEIMQVVRAAIKLGVTKFRITGGEPLTRPGIIGFLQTMAGTPGVEWLSLTTNGFFVKQYAHQLGKIGLNGINISVNSLKDDTFSRLTGVAGLGRVWEGIEALLQSGQENIKLNTVLMRGFNDDEALDFACLTINRPIVIRFIEYMPCGNWQGSGFDQTIPAEDLIDRISAIGRLIPVNKQMGNGPARYYQLLGARGLIGFITPVSQPFCERCNRLRLTADGHLKPCLLSTESVDLKPVLRHGEGNLNEAFSEATSFKPRVHQEEQLNVMSRIGG; the protein is encoded by the coding sequence ATGACACAAAACGTTCTGATAGATAATTACGGGCGGCGGATTAATTATCTGAGAATATCTGTCACCGACCGGTGTAATTTCCGATGCCGGTATTGCCGGCCCGCGGAGCCACATCCCGCCTTGCGGGACGCTTATGGCGGGGCAGAAGATGTTTCTCTCCTGCGGCAGGATGAACTCCTGTCTTATGAGGAAATAATGCAGGTGGTCAGGGCCGCCATTAAGTTAGGCGTAACTAAATTCAGAATCACCGGCGGAGAACCTCTGACCAGGCCGGGAATTATCGGATTTTTGCAAACTATGGCCGGAACACCCGGCGTTGAATGGCTGTCATTGACCACCAATGGGTTCTTTGTAAAACAGTATGCTCATCAATTGGGAAAAATCGGTTTGAACGGTATCAACATCAGTGTTAATTCCTTAAAAGATGATACCTTCAGCCGGCTGACCGGTGTGGCTGGGTTAGGCCGGGTATGGGAGGGGATTGAGGCATTATTGCAATCAGGCCAGGAGAATATCAAGCTAAATACCGTGTTGATGCGCGGATTTAATGATGATGAAGCACTGGATTTTGCCTGCCTGACAATTAACCGGCCGATTGTCATCCGATTCATTGAATATATGCCCTGTGGTAATTGGCAGGGAAGTGGTTTTGACCAGACTATTCCGGCGGAGGACCTGATTGACCGTATCAGCGCTATTGGCAGGTTAATACCGGTTAACAAACAGATGGGCAATGGCCCGGCTCGGTATTATCAATTGCTCGGTGCCAGAGGGTTGATCGGTTTTATCACGCCGGTTAGCCAGCCGTTCTGTGAGCGGTGTAATCGGCTGCGGCTCACCGCAGACGGGCATCTTAAACCATGCTTGCTCTCGACGGAAAGTGTTGACCTTAAGCCGGTTCTTAGGCACGGTGAGGGAAATCTTAATGAGGCCTTTTCTGAAGCAACATCATTTAAGCCCCGGGTTCATCAGGAAGAACAATTAAACGTGATGTCAAGGATAGGAGGTTGA
- a CDS encoding WD40 repeat domain-containing protein, producing the protein MKKIVMAFCITVICIIMVHYLLNYRKQIPVESVPIPPSFEFVDNTVAWWGISQSFLVTCWDDGEMRTWNLDNGKLIKESKINDFDRNRLFLSPVDNFIALIIPPDLSTIRFISIIDSSCKEMVLNKKLMLIRGLGFSSDGKRFFCINSFKSSVLVIDVDTCSINYEIPFSLFSRTQITSDGNFLIEWQETKKKIETWKINNKGNKALLSEIPVNYYFQEIFVSNDNKCLYTYLSADGMLRKYSILDGKILWEKSVGILCDSSWDGTCLTSYNGKEIITLSSDTCEEVGKAKYDYSQTPKIIFRPYSSCYIYTAPLEVVKTLKEKDGSGGLRERIYYARKDNIFRVIDAISGKVMRTIEVKK; encoded by the coding sequence ATGAAAAAGATTGTTATGGCATTTTGTATTACAGTAATATGCATAATTATGGTGCACTACTTATTAAATTATAGAAAACAAATACCAGTAGAAAGTGTACCAATACCTCCGTCTTTTGAATTTGTCGATAACACGGTTGCATGGTGGGGCATATCCCAATCGTTTTTAGTGACTTGCTGGGATGATGGAGAAATGCGTACATGGAATCTTGATAATGGCAAGTTAATTAAGGAAAGCAAGATTAATGACTTTGACCGCAATAGGCTTTTTCTATCTCCCGTAGACAATTTTATTGCCCTAATTATTCCTCCTGATCTATCGACGATTAGGTTTATTTCTATAATAGACTCCTCGTGTAAAGAAATGGTATTAAATAAAAAACTTATGCTAATAAGGGGATTAGGTTTCTCATCTGATGGCAAGAGGTTTTTCTGCATTAACTCTTTTAAGTCATCTGTTTTAGTAATAGACGTTGATACATGTAGTATAAATTATGAGATTCCCTTTAGTCTTTTTAGCAGAACCCAAATTACTTCTGACGGTAACTTCCTAATAGAATGGCAAGAAACTAAAAAGAAGATAGAAACCTGGAAAATTAATAACAAGGGGAATAAGGCGTTACTCTCAGAAATTCCAGTTAATTATTATTTCCAGGAGATATTTGTTTCGAATGATAATAAATGCTTATACACATATCTTTCGGCAGATGGGATGTTACGGAAATATAGTATTCTTGATGGTAAAATATTGTGGGAGAAATCTGTTGGTATATTGTGCGATTCATCATGGGATGGAACGTGTTTAACCTCCTATAATGGTAAGGAAATTATAACGCTATCCTCTGATACATGTGAAGAAGTAGGAAAAGCAAAATACGACTATTCACAGACGCCAAAGATTATTTTTCGTCCATATTCTTCTTGTTATATTTATACTGCTCCCTTAGAGGTTGTGAAGACACTTAAAGAAAAAGATGGTAGCGGTGGACTAAGAGAAAGAATATATTATGCTCGTAAGGATAATATATTTAGGGTTATTGATGCGATAAGTGGAAAAGTTATGCGAACTATAGAAGTAAAAAAGTGA
- a CDS encoding peptidylprolyl isomerase — protein sequence MLKINVIPPKSNKPEKPTDGELIAKIDTSRGTMKCRFFFSEAPNTTINFVRLAKEGYYNKNIFHRIIKDFMVQSGCPKGDGLGWPGYSIKAEFNKNKHLKGTLSMAHGDPNDSAGSQFFICLGPQTILDNKFTAFGELVSGLDVLESIGNVRTVANPNMPKDPPSKPTEKVTIRTISFEFKETPSKK from the coding sequence ATGCTGAAGATTAACGTCATCCCGCCTAAATCAAACAAGCCGGAAAAACCAACCGACGGAGAACTGATTGCCAAGATAGACACCTCACGAGGCACGATGAAGTGCCGATTTTTCTTCAGCGAGGCACCCAATACAACGATAAATTTCGTCCGCCTGGCCAAAGAGGGTTATTATAACAAGAATATCTTCCACCGGATTATCAAGGACTTTATGGTTCAGAGCGGATGCCCCAAAGGCGACGGGCTGGGCTGGCCGGGCTACTCCATAAAGGCGGAATTCAACAAGAACAAGCACCTCAAAGGCACGTTATCCATGGCGCACGGCGACCCCAATGACAGCGCCGGGAGCCAGTTTTTCATCTGCCTGGGGCCGCAAACAATCCTGGACAATAAGTTTACCGCCTTCGGAGAACTGGTATCAGGCCTGGACGTGCTTGAATCAATCGGCAATGTCCGAACCGTGGCTAATCCGAACATGCCGAAAGACCCACCATCAAAACCTACGGAAAAAGTAACCATCAGAACGATATCGTTTGAATTTAAGGAAACGCCAAGTAAGAAATAA
- a CDS encoding type III pantothenate kinase, translated as MILAIDIGNTNTHLGFFANPNKIIASESIPNTSLNKSFLSKVLDINGGNKIISKVKTILVASTNPEVEPIIIEWAGKIFKIKPLKAGGAEAPWRPYGAQKPSRIIDTARSSGDFDIPIINRTDAPTKVGKDRLLNALAARQLVKGKHPILVISCGTAITFDIVNSRGEFLGGVIAPGISMMAKSLYQNCAQLPWVKLPSKRPVALGKNTQDAIISGVYHGGAGLVKNIVQELVKTIKVKPSGLKIVLTGGDAEIVKSAIPFKTNLVPYLTLRGLVHAYLSTKGR; from the coding sequence ATGATTTTAGCCATTGACATCGGCAATACCAACACCCATTTGGGTTTCTTCGCTAATCCCAATAAGATTATTGCATCCGAGAGCATTCCCAACACCTCGCTTAATAAGTCATTCTTAAGCAAGGTCCTGGACATCAACGGCGGCAATAAGATTATCTCAAAGGTCAAGACCATCCTGGTGGCCTCGACCAATCCCGAGGTCGAGCCGATTATCATTGAGTGGGCGGGAAAGATATTCAAAATTAAACCGTTAAAGGCGGGTGGCGCCGAAGCGCCATGGCGCCCTTATGGCGCTCAGAAACCGTCACGGATAATCGACACGGCCCGGTCCAGCGGCGACTTTGATATCCCGATAATCAACCGGACCGATGCCCCGACCAAGGTGGGCAAGGACCGGCTGCTCAATGCATTAGCGGCAAGGCAACTGGTTAAAGGAAAGCATCCGATTCTGGTCATCAGTTGCGGCACAGCCATCACCTTTGACATAGTCAATAGCCGTGGTGAATTCTTAGGCGGGGTGATTGCGCCGGGCATCAGTATGATGGCAAAATCGCTCTACCAGAACTGCGCCCAACTGCCCTGGGTAAAGTTACCGTCTAAAAGGCCCGTGGCTCTGGGCAAGAATACCCAGGATGCAATTATCTCAGGTGTCTATCACGGTGGTGCGGGACTGGTAAAGAATATCGTCCAAGAACTGGTCAAGACCATTAAGGTAAAACCTTCCGGACTGAAAATCGTGCTGACCGGCGGCGATGCCGAGATAGTCAAATCAGCCATACCATTTAAAACCAATCTGGTGCCATATCTGACACTGAGGGGATTGGTTCATGCGTATTTGTCCACAAAAGGCAGATAA
- the menA gene encoding 1,4-dihydroxy-2-naphthoate octaprenyltransferase, which produces MNNKAKIWLKAIRAPFLTATIIPIILGAVIGWTEINTFYWGYFALTLVGGIFIHIGVNLANDYFDHLSGNDWNNQTPTPFSGGSRVIQDRAVKPYQILLAALTSFALGSLIGLYLNYILPGNVILYIGIAGVFLGFFYTGRPIQIGYRGLGLGELATGLGFGPLMVVGSYYVQTQHLTPIPFLASVPVALLIALVLYINEFPDYEADKSVNKKTLPVILGKERAAYLFYGLLLSTYLYTVILVILGLLPVFGLITILTFPLAVKIIRITMAHKDKAYELIPANASTIMVHLTFGAGLIIAYVIDGLLF; this is translated from the coding sequence ATGAACAATAAGGCAAAAATCTGGCTCAAGGCCATCCGGGCACCGTTCCTGACGGCCACCATTATCCCGATTATCTTAGGCGCAGTCATCGGCTGGACCGAGATAAATACCTTTTACTGGGGCTATTTTGCGCTGACCCTGGTGGGCGGGATTTTTATCCATATCGGCGTGAACCTGGCCAATGACTATTTCGACCACCTTTCAGGCAATGACTGGAATAACCAGACCCCCACGCCGTTTTCCGGCGGCAGCCGGGTGATTCAAGATAGAGCCGTCAAACCGTATCAGATATTACTGGCAGCGCTGACCAGTTTTGCGCTCGGCTCGCTAATTGGCTTATATCTCAACTATATCCTGCCCGGTAATGTAATTCTGTATATCGGGATTGCCGGCGTATTCCTGGGATTCTTCTATACAGGACGACCAATACAGATTGGTTACAGAGGGCTGGGGCTGGGTGAATTAGCTACCGGCCTGGGTTTCGGACCGCTGATGGTGGTGGGCAGTTACTATGTCCAGACCCAGCATCTGACGCCAATTCCGTTTCTGGCATCAGTGCCGGTGGCGCTGCTGATTGCCCTGGTGCTGTATATCAACGAGTTCCCGGACTACGAGGCGGACAAATCGGTCAACAAGAAAACGCTTCCGGTGATTTTGGGTAAAGAGCGAGCCGCCTACCTGTTTTACGGATTGCTTTTGAGCACTTATCTTTATACGGTTATACTGGTGATTTTAGGGCTATTACCGGTCTTCGGACTGATTACCATTTTGACATTTCCGCTGGCAGTAAAGATTATCCGGATAACCATGGCGCATAAGGATAAGGCATACGAGCTCATCCCGGCCAATGCCTCGACGATTATGGTGCATCTTACCTTCGGGGCCGGCCTGATAATTGCCTATGTAATAGACGGTCTGCTATTTTAG